Proteins found in one Macaca nemestrina isolate mMacNem1 chromosome 4, mMacNem.hap1, whole genome shotgun sequence genomic segment:
- the LOC105472744 gene encoding keratin-associated protein 7-1 has translation MTRYFCCGSYFPGYPSYGTNFHRTFRATPLNCVVPLGSPLNYGCGCDGYSSLGYSFGGSNINDLGRCYGGSFYRPWGSGSGFGYSTY, from the coding sequence ATGACTCGTTACTTCTGCTGTGGAAGCTACTTCCCAGGGTACCCTAGCTATGGGACCAACTTCCACAGGACCTTCAGAGCCACCCCCTTGAACTGTGTTGTGCCTCTGGGCTCTCCCCTGAACTATGGCTGTGGATGCGATGGCTACAGCTCCCTGGGCTACAGCTTTGGTGGTAGCAACATCAACGACCTGGGCAGATGCTATGGTGGTAGCTTCTATAGGCCATGGGGCTCTGGCTCTGGCTTTGGCTACAGCACCTACTGA